The region ATTGATTAATTTGTTGCTTATAAATATACTATTATGAGTCATTTTGTAAGGCTAAATATGTTggcataattatattatgaacaaTCCATTCAATCGTAATAACATTACACTTCATAAAAAGTATTTACTTTTTTATGACAAGAAACACTAACCATCATTACTCaaaaatatacattaaataaatttcactcttataTAATAACACACAAACTATACTAAAAGACAAACCGTACTAAGAAGACCATACTCAACTTAAATGGTagtttttatttactttaatgTGCACTATGTAAATCTCAACCTTGTCCATCTGATGACTTGACAAAGGAGCACAAAAAAATAAACCAGCTTAGACTGTCCGTTGGAGATTTTCCCTTTGTCATAGACTATCCAATACGCCAATACAAATGGTGCCATTTAAACAGATGAGTAAAATAGAGCATTGTATGGGTCAATGAAGTCTTAACTGCCTGCAATATATTTCATAACAGTGCTCACAAGGTCTAAAGACTAGAGAAattgtaaaagaaataaatgcatttttaaggacaaaagtttcttctttttttttttgaagctaGGACAAAAGTTTCTTTCTCAAAAAGATATTGATCATTCTGACTTCAAACAATGGCAATAGGCTGCCTATCACGATAGCTAATTATCGTCCCGGTCATCAGCAGGGCTCCTTTCATACCTTGGACTTGGGCTGCTGCCACTGCGCCCATTAGCTTCGAAAGGGCTCTCATCATACTTCCTAGGAGCTACGCTCCCTCTTTCAGGGCTCGAAGGACTATGGCTTCTTTTCCCCTTAGGGCTTCTGTCATTGCCATCTTCTGTCATAGCCTTTTCCCTCTTAGAAGGAGGGCTTCTGTCATAGCCATCTCCTTCTGTCACTGCCTTTGCCCTCTTAGAAGGAGGGCTTCTGTCATAGCCATCTTGTTCTGTTATCACCTTTGCCCTCTTAGAAGGAGGGCTTCTCTCATAGCCATCTTGCTCTGTCATAGCCTTTGCCCTCTTAGGAGGGCTTCTATCATAGCCATCTTGGTCTGCCATCACCTTTCCCCTCTTAGAAGGACTCTCTTCCCTCTGGCTTGGGGGGCTGGCCTCAATGGGGTTTGGGCTGCGCTTCTGTGTTTTAGAGGGAGTAGCACTTCTTGGCTCGGGGCTTCTGCTGATTGCAGGGCTCCTGGATCTTCTCTCGGGCTCAACTTGTTCTCTCCTTGCAGGAGATCTTGACCGGCTGATGGAACAGGGAAGAAATTCAAAATCAATTTACTTGTAAAATCCAAATAGGAATTGAATTTAACAGACAATGCAAACTTAGACACAACACATATAGATAGATTTCAAGCTCAGAGAAGTAggaggataaaaaaaaaaagctattgAATGCACTAATTTAAGTTCCTATAAATATCTTTCTCCTTTAATAAAGGGTTCCTGTCTATTTTTGCTATCATGCATTCATGCTCAACCTAAATGATCAAGGACCCTGCCACAAGATGCTCAATGACTGCACACATCTTGTCATACAGAATTATTACACTCAGCTAGATTTTCAGCATTCCACAAACAAGCAATTTTGATCACCCTTTTCAGGACCTGGCATAAAAGCTGAACCACCAAACTTCTCCAATGAAAAAGGCAGAGAAAGTGGATAGCGTACCTATAGCTGCGGCTTGGGCTGTAACTTCGACTGTGCCTCCGGCCACGGTGAGGAGAACGTGATCTCTCAGGTGTCCTTGAGTAACTCCTTCCACGTCTGCAGTTGGATCATCAACAGATAAGTGAATGAGAAGTGCTTGTGTAAGGTTCTTCAACAATGAATTAAAGAGATTGCAGATTAAAGAATTGAATTACTTGAGCTTCTGTGGACTATTTGGACATTTCTTTTCTATATGACCTCTTTCTCCACACCTATAGCACTTGTTTTTCCAATCACCAGCTTTGCAATCACGGGCCCAATGACCTTCAATTCCACAGTTGAAGCAGCGACCTGAACCAGGAGGGGGCCCACGACCAAGATAATCTCGGGAACCACCTGGACCCCGTGGCACCtacaagaagtcaaacatttaaGCATCAATTTAAgtattaattactaattagatAGAGATGCAATTGTGGAAGTGCCATTTCTGTAATAATTAGTAAGCATTCTAGGAACAGTCTTTTTTCAACTTCtgaaaggagaaaaagaaacTACAGATTCGGAGAAAGTAGAAAGGAGTACTATCACTTACTCCCTTGGCAAATTCCACAATTATGCGGCGTCCATCAACTTCACGCCCATCATAATAACGTCTTGCATCATCAGCATCCCGAGGGTCACTAAAATCCtggaaaaataattgttttgcAAAGACAACAAAGGATTGCACATAATTGTTTAACTTGGCAAGGAAAAATGGTTGCTACAGATGATAATAGCATATtctggaaaataataataattgcaaaaAATAAACAGAAAGATGATACATACAATGAAGGCATAGTCACGCTTCATGTCCACATCTCGTACTCTGCGGAAATGGTTGCCAGAAACAATAAGGCCATCATTACTTAAGCACAGAAGTGGATGGCATTTGCCCATCAAGACGAACTAAACACCAGTTTGATTGTTCCCAATTCCATAAAAACAGGCAAAGACAATACAGAAAGAATCAACAATCTCTCCTAAAACTCGGAGTGTTTTTCCATCAATTCCACCAAGGCCACCCTCTCAACACTGACCTTCAGGCCAAGCAAATGCGTAGAATCCTTCAACAAGATCATTCAAGTTAAACACACATGCATCTGATGCGACATTGTTCCTAGACAATAAAATTAACAGAAGTCCAAGCCAAACACATGCTTGCCCACTTGCAAAGCAGCTCCTACATGTACACTCGTTTATCTTTTTAACTATATGCATCACCACCAACCAACCATCAAAAAATGTTTTTGACTTTTGGAAGACATATACTTGAAACTGTGAGGTAAGGTTGAAAAAAGAGGAGAATCAAGGCAGCTAGTAGGATAACCACAAATGATGGGAGCTCAAACAAGGAAACTATGGGTTATTCAATCCCCAATTACAGTTGTAACACAAAAGATTATAAAAATGGCTGTCAATTAACTGGGGAAAAGGAAAGTAGTTATTGAGcaaatttagatcatcaagacaaatattttatttaacaacCTCTAGGACTTATAGGTACCACAGACATATCACTGAAATGTCCTTGAACTGACCAAAAATACATAGGTATTATGCACAGCTCAATAAGATAAATAAGGCAACAGCAGTATAAGCAAACAAAGCAACACAGAAACCGGTGAAAGCCAAAAACATATTACCTCCCGTATTTGCAGAACAATCGCTCCAAATCACGAGAACGGGTACGAGAAGACAAATGACCCACATAGAGACGGGTCGCACTACCATACCGATCATCATAACGAGGCATATTCACCTGAAATTCAtatcaaaaccaaaaaaattcattaacATCCAAATAAACGGTCTGCTCTTCATCTTCTATTCGCTATCGGCTATTTCATTGAAAGCGTACCAATTTCAGGCAATCCTAAAACCCACTACCAGCACAGAAGCACAGGATTTGTGTAAAGACAGGCAATTTCGTTAATTTTCAGAAACAAAACGACAAATCATGCGAATAACTTACTGCAAAAAggaataaacattaaaaaataacaaaaaacaaatgatGATTTACCTACCCAAGCTTAGAAGACAACAgcgatttgatttttttaacctaaaGCCGACGATCTATGAACAGCGGAGAGAAAATGGAAATGGCACAACGCCCAGCACTCAACTGGGTCTGGCGTACTTATGTCGGTTCGAGCGAAAACGGGCTTAATAAATACAAATGGGCTTAATTCAGGCCCAAAATTATTGTTGCCCAGGCTTAATTCAGGCCCAAAACTACTCatcgcaaattatgctgtggacccaggtccaccttggacctaggtccaaaactacgtcgttttttgtctctctttttttttttttaattagtaaacatattactgaatatagagttgtccaaaaatgtgtgaatgtagaggtttcaaaatgtgaatgtagagtatagaaatcgtgaatgtagatttatgattgtgtgaatgtagagttgcccagaaatgtgtgaatgtggaggtttcaaattgtgaatatggagtatagaaatcgtgaatgtagagttatgcatttgtgaatctgtaatagaattaagaagttctagcaacttgtagccctgtaatgtgtgaatgtggagttctcaagttgtgaatatggagtataggacctgtgaatatagagttttgaatgtgtgaatgcataatagtggcaatatagttactaaacatataatcctgtaatgtgtgaatgtggagtttacaaagtgtaaatgtagagtatagtgtatgtgaatatagacccatgtccaccttgtaaggtggacctgggtccacggcataacaacccgcgCCCACAAAACTACTTATTCCAATTCCCATCGTAGGAAGATGCCATGTTCATCATTATGTATTGGACTTGTTACGTTATTTGATGTTCATAGTTGGTATTTTAACTAACTTTCATAGTTGGTATTTTAATTAACTAACTAACTGCCAATtacatatactaaaaaaatgtgATACCTCCTAATGATGAACGACTCCTTATTTTGATAGTTTGAATTGAAAGCTATGTGTGTCATGTCGGGTAGGGGCTATGAACGAGATATGCTTAATTAGACATATTCATAAGGAAGTAAATTAGTGTGCCGATTATATAACTTCAATCCTAAACATTGATTCAGTAAGTCTACGTTTCTTCAAACATTCTAATGAAATGATTAGTTCACTCCTTCCTAATGACATTGTTGGAGTTGTTTGACTTAGATTCCCACCATCTTTTTCTTGTCATTTAGTATTTCattgtattaaaaattacatttctgACTTAATTAGAGTTTCAAAGTATAATAAAATAGTGTTAAATCTAAGGAATATAATATTGCTGCTTGCATTGTAATCTCGAATCTCCGCACAcaatctatattaattaataaaaacaagaaaaagaaaacagttagtaataattaaaaaaaaaaaaagaagaaatcttGAGGTCAAGAAATGTTAGAATAATGGTCTCTGGCAGAGAATTTTTGGGTCTCCGGCGCGGTGGCAATTGTGATTTGTCGGTATAGGTGCATGGGAGGGAGTTGAATGCGAGGAAGATTTTACGATGCCAAAAGACACGGGCAACCAGTGACGGACGTTGGCGGTGGTGAATCGGGACAAATGCATGGTACATCACGTGACTATGACTCTCAGAACTTCTTGTTCCCCCGGCtccttcaaaattcaaattcaaacttCACAATAATATTCAGATAATGATggcagaatttttttttaaatacaagaTTACAAATCTTACATGTCAACCTAACTTAATTGGTTAAACTGTTgaattagtaattacaaaattttaatttcaactcTCATAGTAGGTCTtattggtttgagctggtcataGCTATGGACAATCAGGTTAATTTACTTCTTTTGCCGATTAAGGTTACGAAGTGAAATTTATCCAAGTTGTAAGCAAACTAGGTTGGTATATCTCATTTGTTGGCTTGATCACAAGGTGAGATTTGCCTAAATTGTAGGTAACTTATGTTGTTTACCTCCTTTGCCGACCAAATCATATCACAATGCAAGGTTTGTTCAGCGCACACTCTCTCCAATATGGTGATTGAGTATGACCGTATTTTCGTATTCTATGAATCTGATTCTTGTTAACATCTCTTTATTACGAAGCCGAAAAACCTTCTATTTGGTATCTTTTTCAAAAGTTA is a window of Ipomoea triloba cultivar NCNSP0323 chromosome 11, ASM357664v1 DNA encoding:
- the LOC115997186 gene encoding serine/arginine-rich splicing factor RS2Z33-like isoform X1 — encoded protein: MPRYDDRYGSATRLYVGHLSSRTRSRDLERLFCKYGRVRDVDMKRDYAFIDFSDPRDADDARRYYDGREVDGRRIIVEFAKGVPRGPGGSRDYLGRGPPPGSGRCFNCGIEGHWARDCKAGDWKNKCYRCGERGHIEKKCPNSPQKLKRGRSYSRTPERSRSPHRGRRHSRSYSPSRSYSRSRSPARREQVEPERRSRSPAISRSPEPRSATPSKTQKRSPNPIEASPPSQREESPSKRGKVMADQDGYDRSPPKRAKAMTEQDGYERSPPSKRAKVITEQDGYDRSPPSKRAKAVTEGDGYDRSPPSKREKAMTEDGNDRSPKGKRSHSPSSPERGSVAPRKYDESPFEANGRSGSSPSPRYERSPADDRDDN
- the LOC115997186 gene encoding serine/arginine-rich splicing factor RS2Z33-like isoform X2; translation: MGKCHPLLCLSNDGLIVSGNHFRRVRDVDMKRDYAFIDFSDPRDADDARRYYDGREVDGRRIIVEFAKGVPRGPGGSRDYLGRGPPPGSGRCFNCGIEGHWARDCKAGDWKNKCYRCGERGHIEKKCPNSPQKLKRGRSYSRTPERSRSPHRGRRHSRSYSPSRSYSRSRSPARREQVEPERRSRSPAISRSPEPRSATPSKTQKRSPNPIEASPPSQREESPSKRGKVMADQDGYDRSPPKRAKAMTEQDGYERSPPSKRAKVITEQDGYDRSPPSKRAKAVTEGDGYDRSPPSKREKAMTEDGNDRSPKGKRSHSPSSPERGSVAPRKYDESPFEANGRSGSSPSPRYERSPADDRDDN